A section of the Tamandua tetradactyla isolate mTamTet1 chromosome 4, mTamTet1.pri, whole genome shotgun sequence genome encodes:
- the DENND4B gene encoding DENN domain-containing protein 4B isoform X1 — protein sequence MEADALSEGGAMAEERPPRLVDYFVVAGLAGDGAPIPEETWLPEPSGPLRPPRPAEPITDVAVIARALGEEVPQGYTCILASAGGHPLELSAGLLGGTQPVICYRRGRDKPPLVELGVLYEGKERPKPGFQVLDTTPYSHSANLAPPGPGHPRTYLTYRRAAEGAGLHALGITDLCLVLPSKGEGTPHTYCRLPRNLNPGMWGPAVYLCYKVGLAKANTLVYEAELLGRYPEEDNEAFPLPESVPVFCLPMGATVECWPAHTKYPVPVFSTFVLTGAAGDKVYGAALQFYEAFPRARLSERQARALGLLSAVERGRALGGRAVRSRRAIAVLSRWPAFPAFRAFLTFLYRYSVSGPHRLPLEAHISHFIHNVPFPSPQRPRILVQMSPYDNLLLCQPVSSPLPLSGASFLQLLQSLGPELAVTLLLAVLTEHKLLVHSLRPDLLTSVCEALVSMIFPLHWQCPYIPLCPLVLADVLSAPVPFIVGIHSSYFDLHDPPADVICVDLDTNALFQTEEKKLLSPRTLPRRPYKVLLGTLTNLYQQLDQTYTGPEEEASLEFLLTDYEAVCGRRARLERAVQGAFLRFMACLLKGYRDFLRPLTQAPSEGARDVDNLFFLQGFLKSRERSSHKLYSQLLHTQMFSQFIEECSFGSARHAALEFFDSCVDKVHPEQEKPEPTPLVELEELSGSELTVFITPPEEPPVLEGSEATLLYCYDGFPELRAELFECPQEQRGALPVPGPSRSAPSSPAPRRTKQEMKVAQLMAQKSAAVPELWGRCLLGHCYGLWFLCLPAYVRSAPSRVRALHTAYHVLRQMENRKVVLPDEVCYRVLMQLCSHYGQPVLSVRVMLEMRRAGIVPNTITYGYYNKAVLESKWPSGTPGGRLRWAKLRNVVLGAAQFRQPLREQRQRRQQQQEQAAHPEAGSSRTEPHLERPSPTRPLQRQTTWAGRSLRDPASPMGRLVKSGSLGSARGTQPTVEAGVAHMIEALGVLEPQGSPVPWHDGSLSDLSLTGEEPAPGGSPGGSGSALSAQSTETLEELSGRVSKAGGRQDEAGTPRRGLGACLQQLLTPSRRSPASRATPPELPPDLPPPARRSPMDSLLRPRERPGSTASESSASLGSEWDLSESSLSSLSLRRSSERLSDTPGSFQPPSLEILLSSCSLCRACDSLVYDEEIMAGWAPDDSNLNTTCPFCACPFVPLLSVQTLDSRPSAPSPKLAPASASGSKDAPVPGGPGPVLSDRRFCLALDEPQLCNGHVEGASRRVEGGAWAYLSPLVLRKELESLVENEGSEVLALPELPAAHPIIFWNLLWYFQRLRLPSILPGLVLASCDGAPLPQAPSPWLTPDPASVQVRLLWDVLTPDPNSCPPLYALWRVHSQIPQRVVWPGPVPASLSLALLESVLRHVGLHEVHKAVGLLLDTLGPPPTGLHLQRSIYREILFLTMAAMGKDRVDIVVFDKKYKSAFNKLASSMGKEELRQRRAQMPTPKAIDCRKCFGAPLEC from the exons ATGGAGGCAG ATGCACTGAGTGAGGGGGGGGCCATGGCGGAGGAGCGGCCCCCCCGGCTGGTGGATTACTTCGTAGTGGCCGGGCTTGCTGGGGATGGAGCACCCATCCCAGAGGAAACGTGGCTTCCTGAACCAAGCGGGCCCCTGCGCCCTCCGCGACCGGCTGAACCCATCACGGATGTGGCAGTCATTGCGAGGGCACTGGGCGAGGAGGTGCCCCAGGGCTACACATGCATCCTGGCCTCTGCTGGGGGCCACCCCTTGGAACTCAGTGCTGGACTCCTGGGTGGAACTCAGCCCGTCATCTGCTACCGCAGGGGCCGTGACAAGCCCCCCCTCGTTGAGCTGGG GGTGTTGTATGAAGGGAAGGAACGGCCCAAGCCTGGCTTCCAAGTGCTAGACACGACGCCCTACAGCCATTCAGCCAACCTGGCCCCTCCAGGCCCTGGGCACCCCCGCACCTACCTCACGTATCGGCGGGCAgccgagggggcagggctgcATGCCCTGGGCATCACTGACCTCTGCCTGGTCCTGCCCAGCAAGGGTGAGGGCACTCCTCACACCTACTGCCGCCTGCCCCGTAACCTCAACCCTGGCATG TGGGGCCCAGCAGTGTACCTGTGCTACAAGGTGGGCCTGGCCAAGGCCAACACGCTGGTGTATGAAGCAG AGCTGCTGGGCCGCTACCCGGAGGAGGATAACGAGGCGTTCCCGCTGCCCGAGTCGGTGCCCGTCTTCTGCCTGCCCATGGGGGCCACCGTGGAGTGCTGGCCGGCCCACACCAAGTACCCCGTGCCCGTCTTCTCCACCTTCGTGCTCACGGGCGCAGCGGGCGACAAG GTGTACGGCGCCGCCCTGCAGTTCTACGAGGCGTTCCCGCGGGCCCGGCTGTCGGAGCGGCAGGCGCGTGCCCTGGGCCTGCTGAGCGCCGTGGAGCGGGGGCGCGCGCTGGGGGGCCGCGCCGTGCGCAGTCGCCGCGCCATCGCCGTGCTGTCGCGCTGGCCCGCCTTCCCTGCCTTCCGCGCTTTCCTTACCTTCCTATACCGCTACTCCGTCTCGGGCCCCCACCGGCTGCCCTTGGAAGC GCACATCTCCCACTTTATTCACAAcgtccccttcccttccccacagAGACCCCGCATCCTTGTGCAG atgtcTCCCTATGACAACCTGCTCCTGTGTCAGCCCGTATCTTCACCCCTGCCCCTCAG TGGCGCCAGCTTCCTGCAGCTGCTGCAGAGCCTGGGCCCAGAGCTGGCCGTGACGCTGCTGCTGGCTGTGCTCACAGAGCACAAGCTGCTGGTCCACTCGCTGCGGCCCGACCTGCTCACCAGCGTCTGTGAGGCCCTCGTCTCG ATGATCTTCCCGCTGCACTGGCAGTGCCCTTACATTCCGCTGTGCCCGCTGGTGCTGGCAGATGTGCTGAGCGCCCCCGTGCCCTTCATCGTGGGCATCCATTCCAGCTACTTTGATCTGCACGACCCGCCTGCTGACGTCATCTGCGTGGACCTCGACACCAACGCGCTTTTCCA AACTGAGGAAAAGAAGTTGCTCTCCCCCCGGACCCTGCCACGCAGACCCTACAAGGTTCTTCTGGGCACACTAACAAACCTGTACCAGCAGCTGGACCAGA CCTACACCGGCCCAGAGGAGGAGGCATCCCTGGAGTTCCTGCTGACGGACTACGAGGCTGTGTGTGGCCGCCGGGCTCGGCTGGAGCGGGCAGTGCAGGGCGCCTTCCTACGCTTCATGGCCTGTCTGCTCAAGGGCTACCGCGACTTCCTGCGCCCGCTCACCCAGGCCCCCTCGGAAGGGGCTCGCGATGTTGACAACCTCTTTTTCCTTCAAG GCTTCCTCAAATCCCGGGAACGTTCCAGTCACAAGCTGTACTCTCAGCTGCTGCACACGCAGATGTTCTCGCAGTTCATTGAAGAATGTTCTTTTGGCTCTGCTCGGCATGCTGCCCTTGAATTCTTCGACTCCTGCGTTGACAAG GTCCACCCAGAGCAGGAGAAGCCTGAGCCAACACCTTTGGTGGAGCTAGAGGAACTGTCAGGAAGTGAGCTCACTGTCTTTATCACACCTCCTGAGGAGCCTCCAGTGCTGGAAGGCAGTGAAGCCACTCTCCTGTACTG CTACGATGGGTTTCCGGAGCTACGGGCTGAGCTGTTCGAGTGTCCTCAAGAGCAGCGCGGGGCCCTGCCTGTGCCGGGCCCATCCCGTAGCGCCCCCAGCAGTCCTGCCCCTCGTCGTACCAAACAG GAAATGAAGGTTGCACAGCTGATGGCACAGAAGTCAGCTGCCGTGCCTGAGCTGTGGGGCCGGTGCCTGCTGGGGCACTGCTACGGGCTGTGGTTCCTGTGTCTACCTGCCTATGTGCGATCAGCGCCCTCCCGGGTGCGGGCCCTGCACACGGCCTACCACGTGCTGCGCCAGATGGAGAACCGCAAGGTGGTGCTTCCTGATGAG GTGTGTTACCGTGTGCTGATGCAGCTCTGCTCACACTATGGGCAGCCAGTGCTGTCCGTGCGGGTCATGCTGGAGATGCGGCGGGCAGGCATCGTGCCCAACACCATCACCTACGGCTACTACAATAAG GCTGTTTTGGAAAGCAAGTGGCCTTCTGGCACACCAGGTGGGCGCCTGCGGTGGGCCAAGCTCCGGAATGTTGTCCTGGGGGCTGCTCAGTTCCGCCAGCCCTTGAGAGAACAGCGGcagcggcggcagcagcagcaggagcaggCAGCACATCCAGAGGCAGGCAGCTCCCGGACAG AGCCCCATCTGGAGCGCCCTTCCCCTACCCGCCCCCTTCAGCGCCAAACTACCTGGGCTGGGCGCAGCCTGCGGGACCCAGCCTCACCCATGGGGCGCTTGGTGAAGAGTGGCAGCCTAGGCAGTGCCCGAGGGACACAGCCCACTGTGGAGGCCGGCGTGGCCCACA TGATCGAGGCCTTGGGAGTGCTGGAACCCCAGGGATCACCTGTGCCCTGGCATGATGGAAGCCTCTCAGACCTGAGCCTGACAGGGGAGGAGCCAGCACCTGGAGGCAGTCCAGGAGGCTCAGGCTCAGCCTTGAGTGCCCAGTCCACTGAAACTCTGGAAGAACTAAGTGGGCGGGTATCCAAGGCTGGTGGGCGTCAGGATGAGGCAGGCACTCCCCGACGAGGGCTGGGTGCCTGCCTTCAACAGCTACTCACTCCTTCCCGCCGCTCCCCTGCCTCCCGAGCTACCCCCCCTGAGCTGCCTCCTGACCTGCCTCCCCCAGCCCGCCGCAGCCCCATGGATAGCCTTCTGCGCCCTCGGGAGCGCCCTGGATCAACTGCCTCTGAG AGCTCGGCCTCTCTGGGCAGCGAGTGGGACCTCTCAGAATCTTCTCTCAGTAGCCTGAGCCTTCGCCGTTCCTCAGAGCGACTCAGCGACACCCCTGGATCCTTCCAGCCACCTTCCCTGGAA ATTCTGCTGTCCAGCTGCTCCCTATGCCGCGCCTGTGATTCGCTGGTGTATGATGAGGAGATCATGGCTGGCTGGGCACCTGACGACTCCAACCTCAACACAACTTGCCCCTTCTGCGCCTGCCCCTTTGTGCCCCTGCTCAGTGTCCAGACACTTGACTCCCGACCCAG TGCCCCCAGCCCCAAGCTGGCTCCTGCGAGTGCCAGTGGCAGCAAAGATGCTCCTGTCCCTGGGGGCCCTGGCCCTGTGCTCAGTGACCGCAGATTCTGCCTTGCCCTGGATGAGCCTCAGCTCTGCAATGGTCACGTGGAG GGTGCCTCCCGGCGGGTTGAAGGAGGAGCATGGGCATACCTGAGTCCCCTGGTGCTGCGTAAGGAGCTGGAGTCGCTAGTAGAGAATGAAGGCAGTGAGGTGCTGGCCTTGCCCGAGTTGCCTGCTGCGCATCCCATCATCTTCTGGAACCTTCTGTGGTATTTCCAGCGGCTGCGCCTGCCCAGTATTCTGCCAGGCCTGGTGCTGGCTTCCTGCGATGGGGCCCCACTCCCCCAG GCCCCATCTCCTTGGCTAACCCCTGATCCAGCCTCTGTGCAGGTACGGCTGCTGTGGGATGTCTTGACCCCGGACCCCAATAGCTGCCCGCCTCTTTATGCACTCTGGAGGGTCCACA gCCAGATCCCCCAGCGGGTGGTGTGGCCAGGCCCAGTACCTGCATCTCTTAGCCTGGCATTGCTGGAATCCGTGCTGCGCCATGTAGGACTCCATGAGGTGCACAAGGCTGTGGGGCTCCTACTGGACACGCTAGGGCCCCCGCCCACTGGCCTGCATCTGCAGAG GAGTATCTACCGCGAGATCTTATTCCTGACAATGGCTGCTATGGGCAAGGACCGTGTGGACATAG TGGTCTTCGACAAGAAGTACAAGTCCGCCTTTAACAAGTTGGCCAGCAGTATGGGCAAGGAGGAGCTGCGGCAGCGGCGGGCACAGATGCCCACCCCTAAGGCCATCGACTGCCGCAAATGTTTCGGAGCACCTCTGGAATGCTAG
- the DENND4B gene encoding DENN domain-containing protein 4B isoform X2, whose translation MEADALSEGGAMAEERPPRLVDYFVVAGLAGDGAPIPEETWLPEPSGPLRPPRPAEPITDVAVIARALGEEVPQGYTCILASAGGHPLELSAGLLGGTQPVICYRRGRDKPPLVELGVLYEGKERPKPGFQVLDTTPYSHSANLAPPGPGHPRTYLTYRRAAEGAGLHALGITDLCLVLPSKGEGTPHTYCRLPRNLNPGMWGPAVYLCYKVGLAKANTLVYEAELLGRYPEEDNEAFPLPESVPVFCLPMGATVECWPAHTKYPVPVFSTFVLTGAAGDKVYGAALQFYEAFPRARLSERQARALGLLSAVERGRALGGRAVRSRRAIAVLSRWPAFPAFRAFLTFLYRYSVSGPHRLPLEAHISHFIHNVPFPSPQRPRILVQMSPYDNLLLCQPVSSPLPLSGASFLQLLQSLGPELAVTLLLAVLTEHKLLVHSLRPDLLTSVCEALVSMIFPLHWQCPYIPLCPLVLADVLSAPVPFIVGIHSSYFDLHDPPADVICVDLDTNALFQTEEKKLLSPRTLPRRPYKVLLGTLTNLYQQLDQTYTGPEEEASLEFLLTDYEAVCGRRARLERAVQGAFLRFMACLLKGYRDFLRPLTQAPSEGARDVDNLFFLQGFLKSRERSSHKLYSQLLHTQMFSQFIEECSFGSARHAALEFFDSCVDKVHPEQEKPEPTPLVELEELSGSELTVFITPPEEPPVLEGSEATLLYCYDGFPELRAELFECPQEQRGALPVPGPSRSAPSSPAPRRTKQEMKVAQLMAQKSAAVPELWGRCLLGHCYGLWFLCLPAYVRSAPSRVRALHTAYHVLRQMENRKVVLPDEVCYRVLMQLCSHYGQPVLSVRVMLEMRRAGIVPNTITYGYYNKAVLESKWPSGTPGGRLRWAKLRNVVLGAAQFRQPLREQRQRRQQQQEQAAHPEAGSSRTEPHLERPSPTRPLQRQTTWAGRSLRDPASPMGRLVKSGSLGSARGTQPTVEAGVAHMIEALGVLEPQGSPVPWHDGSLSDLSLTGEEPAPGGSPGGSGSALSAQSTETLEELSGRVSKAGGRQDEAGTPRRGLGACLQQLLTPSRRSPASRATPPELPPDLPPPARRSPMDSLLRPRERPGSTASESSASLGSEWDLSESSLSSLSLRRSSERLSDTPGSFQPPSLEILLSSCSLCRACDSLVYDEEIMAGWAPDDSNLNTTCPFCACPFVPLLSVQTLDSRPSAPSPKLAPASASGSKDAPVPGGPGPVLSDRRFCLALDEPQLCNGHVEGASRRVEGGAWAYLSPLVLRKELESLVENEGSEVLALPELPAAHPIIFWNLLWYFQRLRLPSILPGLVLASCDGAPLPQVRLLWDVLTPDPNSCPPLYALWRVHSQIPQRVVWPGPVPASLSLALLESVLRHVGLHEVHKAVGLLLDTLGPPPTGLHLQRSIYREILFLTMAAMGKDRVDIVVFDKKYKSAFNKLASSMGKEELRQRRAQMPTPKAIDCRKCFGAPLEC comes from the exons ATGGAGGCAG ATGCACTGAGTGAGGGGGGGGCCATGGCGGAGGAGCGGCCCCCCCGGCTGGTGGATTACTTCGTAGTGGCCGGGCTTGCTGGGGATGGAGCACCCATCCCAGAGGAAACGTGGCTTCCTGAACCAAGCGGGCCCCTGCGCCCTCCGCGACCGGCTGAACCCATCACGGATGTGGCAGTCATTGCGAGGGCACTGGGCGAGGAGGTGCCCCAGGGCTACACATGCATCCTGGCCTCTGCTGGGGGCCACCCCTTGGAACTCAGTGCTGGACTCCTGGGTGGAACTCAGCCCGTCATCTGCTACCGCAGGGGCCGTGACAAGCCCCCCCTCGTTGAGCTGGG GGTGTTGTATGAAGGGAAGGAACGGCCCAAGCCTGGCTTCCAAGTGCTAGACACGACGCCCTACAGCCATTCAGCCAACCTGGCCCCTCCAGGCCCTGGGCACCCCCGCACCTACCTCACGTATCGGCGGGCAgccgagggggcagggctgcATGCCCTGGGCATCACTGACCTCTGCCTGGTCCTGCCCAGCAAGGGTGAGGGCACTCCTCACACCTACTGCCGCCTGCCCCGTAACCTCAACCCTGGCATG TGGGGCCCAGCAGTGTACCTGTGCTACAAGGTGGGCCTGGCCAAGGCCAACACGCTGGTGTATGAAGCAG AGCTGCTGGGCCGCTACCCGGAGGAGGATAACGAGGCGTTCCCGCTGCCCGAGTCGGTGCCCGTCTTCTGCCTGCCCATGGGGGCCACCGTGGAGTGCTGGCCGGCCCACACCAAGTACCCCGTGCCCGTCTTCTCCACCTTCGTGCTCACGGGCGCAGCGGGCGACAAG GTGTACGGCGCCGCCCTGCAGTTCTACGAGGCGTTCCCGCGGGCCCGGCTGTCGGAGCGGCAGGCGCGTGCCCTGGGCCTGCTGAGCGCCGTGGAGCGGGGGCGCGCGCTGGGGGGCCGCGCCGTGCGCAGTCGCCGCGCCATCGCCGTGCTGTCGCGCTGGCCCGCCTTCCCTGCCTTCCGCGCTTTCCTTACCTTCCTATACCGCTACTCCGTCTCGGGCCCCCACCGGCTGCCCTTGGAAGC GCACATCTCCCACTTTATTCACAAcgtccccttcccttccccacagAGACCCCGCATCCTTGTGCAG atgtcTCCCTATGACAACCTGCTCCTGTGTCAGCCCGTATCTTCACCCCTGCCCCTCAG TGGCGCCAGCTTCCTGCAGCTGCTGCAGAGCCTGGGCCCAGAGCTGGCCGTGACGCTGCTGCTGGCTGTGCTCACAGAGCACAAGCTGCTGGTCCACTCGCTGCGGCCCGACCTGCTCACCAGCGTCTGTGAGGCCCTCGTCTCG ATGATCTTCCCGCTGCACTGGCAGTGCCCTTACATTCCGCTGTGCCCGCTGGTGCTGGCAGATGTGCTGAGCGCCCCCGTGCCCTTCATCGTGGGCATCCATTCCAGCTACTTTGATCTGCACGACCCGCCTGCTGACGTCATCTGCGTGGACCTCGACACCAACGCGCTTTTCCA AACTGAGGAAAAGAAGTTGCTCTCCCCCCGGACCCTGCCACGCAGACCCTACAAGGTTCTTCTGGGCACACTAACAAACCTGTACCAGCAGCTGGACCAGA CCTACACCGGCCCAGAGGAGGAGGCATCCCTGGAGTTCCTGCTGACGGACTACGAGGCTGTGTGTGGCCGCCGGGCTCGGCTGGAGCGGGCAGTGCAGGGCGCCTTCCTACGCTTCATGGCCTGTCTGCTCAAGGGCTACCGCGACTTCCTGCGCCCGCTCACCCAGGCCCCCTCGGAAGGGGCTCGCGATGTTGACAACCTCTTTTTCCTTCAAG GCTTCCTCAAATCCCGGGAACGTTCCAGTCACAAGCTGTACTCTCAGCTGCTGCACACGCAGATGTTCTCGCAGTTCATTGAAGAATGTTCTTTTGGCTCTGCTCGGCATGCTGCCCTTGAATTCTTCGACTCCTGCGTTGACAAG GTCCACCCAGAGCAGGAGAAGCCTGAGCCAACACCTTTGGTGGAGCTAGAGGAACTGTCAGGAAGTGAGCTCACTGTCTTTATCACACCTCCTGAGGAGCCTCCAGTGCTGGAAGGCAGTGAAGCCACTCTCCTGTACTG CTACGATGGGTTTCCGGAGCTACGGGCTGAGCTGTTCGAGTGTCCTCAAGAGCAGCGCGGGGCCCTGCCTGTGCCGGGCCCATCCCGTAGCGCCCCCAGCAGTCCTGCCCCTCGTCGTACCAAACAG GAAATGAAGGTTGCACAGCTGATGGCACAGAAGTCAGCTGCCGTGCCTGAGCTGTGGGGCCGGTGCCTGCTGGGGCACTGCTACGGGCTGTGGTTCCTGTGTCTACCTGCCTATGTGCGATCAGCGCCCTCCCGGGTGCGGGCCCTGCACACGGCCTACCACGTGCTGCGCCAGATGGAGAACCGCAAGGTGGTGCTTCCTGATGAG GTGTGTTACCGTGTGCTGATGCAGCTCTGCTCACACTATGGGCAGCCAGTGCTGTCCGTGCGGGTCATGCTGGAGATGCGGCGGGCAGGCATCGTGCCCAACACCATCACCTACGGCTACTACAATAAG GCTGTTTTGGAAAGCAAGTGGCCTTCTGGCACACCAGGTGGGCGCCTGCGGTGGGCCAAGCTCCGGAATGTTGTCCTGGGGGCTGCTCAGTTCCGCCAGCCCTTGAGAGAACAGCGGcagcggcggcagcagcagcaggagcaggCAGCACATCCAGAGGCAGGCAGCTCCCGGACAG AGCCCCATCTGGAGCGCCCTTCCCCTACCCGCCCCCTTCAGCGCCAAACTACCTGGGCTGGGCGCAGCCTGCGGGACCCAGCCTCACCCATGGGGCGCTTGGTGAAGAGTGGCAGCCTAGGCAGTGCCCGAGGGACACAGCCCACTGTGGAGGCCGGCGTGGCCCACA TGATCGAGGCCTTGGGAGTGCTGGAACCCCAGGGATCACCTGTGCCCTGGCATGATGGAAGCCTCTCAGACCTGAGCCTGACAGGGGAGGAGCCAGCACCTGGAGGCAGTCCAGGAGGCTCAGGCTCAGCCTTGAGTGCCCAGTCCACTGAAACTCTGGAAGAACTAAGTGGGCGGGTATCCAAGGCTGGTGGGCGTCAGGATGAGGCAGGCACTCCCCGACGAGGGCTGGGTGCCTGCCTTCAACAGCTACTCACTCCTTCCCGCCGCTCCCCTGCCTCCCGAGCTACCCCCCCTGAGCTGCCTCCTGACCTGCCTCCCCCAGCCCGCCGCAGCCCCATGGATAGCCTTCTGCGCCCTCGGGAGCGCCCTGGATCAACTGCCTCTGAG AGCTCGGCCTCTCTGGGCAGCGAGTGGGACCTCTCAGAATCTTCTCTCAGTAGCCTGAGCCTTCGCCGTTCCTCAGAGCGACTCAGCGACACCCCTGGATCCTTCCAGCCACCTTCCCTGGAA ATTCTGCTGTCCAGCTGCTCCCTATGCCGCGCCTGTGATTCGCTGGTGTATGATGAGGAGATCATGGCTGGCTGGGCACCTGACGACTCCAACCTCAACACAACTTGCCCCTTCTGCGCCTGCCCCTTTGTGCCCCTGCTCAGTGTCCAGACACTTGACTCCCGACCCAG TGCCCCCAGCCCCAAGCTGGCTCCTGCGAGTGCCAGTGGCAGCAAAGATGCTCCTGTCCCTGGGGGCCCTGGCCCTGTGCTCAGTGACCGCAGATTCTGCCTTGCCCTGGATGAGCCTCAGCTCTGCAATGGTCACGTGGAG GGTGCCTCCCGGCGGGTTGAAGGAGGAGCATGGGCATACCTGAGTCCCCTGGTGCTGCGTAAGGAGCTGGAGTCGCTAGTAGAGAATGAAGGCAGTGAGGTGCTGGCCTTGCCCGAGTTGCCTGCTGCGCATCCCATCATCTTCTGGAACCTTCTGTGGTATTTCCAGCGGCTGCGCCTGCCCAGTATTCTGCCAGGCCTGGTGCTGGCTTCCTGCGATGGGGCCCCACTCCCCCAG GTACGGCTGCTGTGGGATGTCTTGACCCCGGACCCCAATAGCTGCCCGCCTCTTTATGCACTCTGGAGGGTCCACA gCCAGATCCCCCAGCGGGTGGTGTGGCCAGGCCCAGTACCTGCATCTCTTAGCCTGGCATTGCTGGAATCCGTGCTGCGCCATGTAGGACTCCATGAGGTGCACAAGGCTGTGGGGCTCCTACTGGACACGCTAGGGCCCCCGCCCACTGGCCTGCATCTGCAGAG GAGTATCTACCGCGAGATCTTATTCCTGACAATGGCTGCTATGGGCAAGGACCGTGTGGACATAG TGGTCTTCGACAAGAAGTACAAGTCCGCCTTTAACAAGTTGGCCAGCAGTATGGGCAAGGAGGAGCTGCGGCAGCGGCGGGCACAGATGCCCACCCCTAAGGCCATCGACTGCCGCAAATGTTTCGGAGCACCTCTGGAATGCTAG